In one Aeromicrobium wangtongii genomic region, the following are encoded:
- a CDS encoding SatD family protein: MTQDPTVRAAVIVDLVGSRRHTDRAWVHARMMEALQQVNQEVDFDQPLEPTLGDESQARYLSVESALRATLALRLALPEELDCRAGIGVGEVEDLGRTPYGPLQDGPAWWAARDAIVEAKSRESVRDRTLRTWYQVSERLVGPSRDEYPPAELVNAFLLTRDEIVTQMSGRSRRLLRHLLAGASQVEMAVAEGISTSAVSQNLRRSGAFAVQSSQDQLASWFGGR, from the coding sequence ATGACCCAGGACCCGACCGTGCGCGCAGCCGTCATCGTCGACCTGGTGGGATCGCGCCGCCACACCGACCGCGCGTGGGTGCACGCCCGGATGATGGAGGCCCTGCAGCAGGTCAACCAGGAGGTCGACTTCGACCAGCCGCTCGAGCCGACGCTGGGCGATGAGTCCCAGGCGCGATACCTGTCGGTCGAGTCCGCACTGCGGGCGACGCTCGCGCTGCGCCTGGCGCTGCCCGAGGAGCTGGACTGTCGTGCCGGCATCGGCGTCGGTGAGGTCGAGGATCTCGGTCGGACGCCCTACGGGCCGTTGCAGGACGGACCGGCGTGGTGGGCGGCGCGTGACGCGATCGTCGAGGCCAAGAGTCGTGAGAGCGTCCGCGACCGCACGCTGCGCACCTGGTACCAGGTCTCCGAGCGCCTGGTCGGCCCTTCGCGTGACGAGTACCCGCCGGCGGAGCTCGTCAACGCCTTCCTGCTGACGCGCGATGAGATCGTGACCCAGATGTCGGGCCGATCCAGGCGTCTCCTGCGGCACCTTCTCGCCGGGGCGTCACAGGTCGAGATGGCCGTGGCCGAGGGCATCTCGACGTCCGCGGTGTCGCAGAACCTGCGCCGCAGCGGGGCCTTCGCGGTGCAGAGCTCGCAGGACCAGCTCGCCTCGTGGTTCGGCGGCCGGTAG
- a CDS encoding alpha/beta fold hydrolase produces the protein MNSPTPPLLRFYDVESADGTRIRAWTNDGDGPTVLVSNGLGTNPYAWPSLMRADSGFRVVGWNHRGTGGSARPSDGRIDLDSFVEDGIAVMDDAGIDACVVAAWSTGVTIAFEINARHPGRVNGILAVAGVPGNTFSTMLAPLRVPPLLARSLMVGVSHTVTVTGHALAPLTRRVPWTNATADLIRQSRFINPAADTAEVRVLLQEFFTTHPAWYAKLAISVSKHARVSLSDVDIPVTFLAAKWDVFTGARHMRTAAQRIKGSRYRELNATHFLPVEFPEIVLEELNELLARVG, from the coding sequence GTGAACTCGCCCACTCCCCCGCTGCTGCGTTTCTACGATGTCGAGAGTGCAGACGGGACCCGCATCCGGGCCTGGACGAATGACGGCGACGGGCCGACGGTGCTGGTGTCGAACGGACTGGGCACCAACCCGTACGCCTGGCCGTCGCTCATGCGTGCCGACTCGGGGTTCCGCGTGGTCGGCTGGAACCATCGGGGCACGGGCGGGTCGGCCCGTCCCTCCGACGGACGGATCGATCTCGACTCATTCGTCGAGGACGGCATCGCGGTCATGGACGATGCCGGAATCGACGCCTGCGTGGTGGCCGCCTGGTCGACCGGGGTCACGATCGCCTTCGAGATCAACGCCCGCCATCCCGGGCGGGTGAACGGCATCCTGGCGGTGGCCGGCGTGCCCGGCAACACCTTCTCGACGATGCTCGCGCCGCTGCGCGTCCCTCCGCTGCTGGCTCGCAGCCTGATGGTCGGGGTCTCCCACACGGTGACGGTCACCGGCCACGCGCTGGCACCCCTCACCCGGCGTGTGCCGTGGACCAATGCGACCGCCGACCTGATCCGTCAGAGCCGGTTCATCAACCCGGCTGCCGACACGGCCGAGGTGCGCGTGCTGCTGCAGGAGTTCTTCACGACCCATCCGGCCTGGTACGCCAAGCTCGCGATCAGCGTCTCCAAGCACGCCCGTGTCTCGCTCAGCGACGTGGACATCCCGGTGACGTTCCTGGCCGCCAAGTGGGATGTGTTCACCGGCGCACGACACATGCGCACCGCCGCGCAGCGGATCAAGGGATCGCGCTATCGCGAGCTGAACGCAACACACTTCCTGCCGGTCGAGTTCCCCGAGATCGTCCTGGAGGAGCTCAACGAGCTGCTGGCCCGCGTGGGCTGA
- a CDS encoding DUF1540 domain-containing protein, whose protein sequence is MTVIDLPDVHTCSVEGCSYNSDTACHAGAITVSGSQAACGTFIDLGSSGGLSKMVAKVGACHRTDCRHNENLECGASSISVGPGADAADCLTYERT, encoded by the coding sequence ATGACCGTCATCGATCTCCCCGACGTCCACACCTGCTCCGTCGAAGGCTGTTCGTACAACAGCGACACCGCCTGCCATGCCGGCGCCATCACGGTGTCCGGCTCGCAGGCGGCCTGCGGCACCTTCATCGACCTCGGCTCCAGCGGTGGGCTGAGCAAGATGGTGGCCAAGGTGGGTGCGTGCCACCGGACGGACTGCCGGCACAACGAGAACCTCGAGTGTGGCGCGAGCTCGATCTCGGTCGGCCCCGGGGCGGACGCGGCGGACTGCCTGACGTACGAACGCACCTGA
- a CDS encoding HNH endonuclease — protein MDPAPTIDAMRTAAGVLRVGDVREKLHSVQAAQDALDAAKAMLLAELEASKDFEIDGASTLNAWVRTQLRMNAGQATALVRSVAALRDLSLVAEAAVTGQISAAHVRVFVYGLAHVGLDLMRMHEELFVQVACEHEPGELFEAVKHLKDRTHPDDLDDAWEKGMDKQDFQVNALPDGWHVTGFLNTVTGAMLKKVLDSVSAPDGPEDPRSGSERRVQGLDDLLSSILGSGQLPSDKGLKPHVSVFADADTVAAAAEQVRQQTEEPYLRPDPMPPTEPATLAGHGAIGPNLLMYFMCISEVTAFLMGTDGGQRQAQVLNAGTAKYQPNLKQRRSVIARQGGVCATPGCNHTHLEIHHVVWWSLGGRTDVDQLIGLCVRCHHLLHRGRLHIEGNAVDGFTFTNRAGRPIRRRRRTGYRQAA, from the coding sequence ATGGACCCGGCCCCCACCATCGACGCGATGCGGACCGCCGCAGGCGTGCTGAGAGTGGGTGATGTGCGCGAGAAGCTGCACTCGGTGCAGGCCGCCCAGGATGCGCTTGATGCGGCCAAGGCGATGCTGCTGGCCGAGCTGGAGGCCTCCAAGGATTTTGAGATCGACGGCGCGTCAACGCTGAACGCCTGGGTGCGCACGCAGTTGCGGATGAATGCGGGGCAGGCCACGGCGCTGGTGCGCAGCGTCGCCGCGCTACGCGACCTGTCGCTGGTGGCCGAGGCTGCCGTGACGGGGCAGATCAGCGCCGCGCACGTCCGGGTGTTCGTCTACGGGCTCGCCCACGTCGGGCTCGACCTGATGCGGATGCACGAGGAACTGTTTGTGCAGGTCGCCTGTGAGCACGAGCCGGGTGAGCTGTTCGAGGCGGTCAAGCATCTGAAGGACCGCACGCATCCGGACGATCTGGATGATGCGTGGGAGAAGGGGATGGACAAGCAGGACTTCCAGGTCAACGCCCTGCCCGATGGCTGGCACGTGACCGGGTTCTTGAACACCGTGACCGGGGCCATGCTGAAGAAGGTCCTCGACTCAGTCTCCGCCCCTGATGGCCCCGAGGACCCCCGGTCCGGTTCGGAGCGGCGGGTGCAGGGGTTGGACGACCTGCTGTCGTCCATCTTGGGCAGCGGGCAGCTGCCCTCGGACAAGGGGCTGAAGCCGCACGTGTCGGTGTTCGCTGACGCCGACACCGTTGCCGCCGCTGCTGAGCAGGTCCGTCAGCAGACCGAAGAACCGTACCTCCGTCCCGATCCGATGCCGCCCACCGAACCGGCCACCCTGGCCGGGCACGGGGCGATCGGCCCCAACCTGCTGATGTACTTCATGTGCATCAGCGAGGTCACCGCCTTCTTGATGGGAACCGACGGCGGTCAACGACAGGCCCAAGTGCTCAACGCTGGCACGGCGAAGTACCAGCCGAACCTCAAGCAACGCCGTTCAGTGATCGCCCGCCAGGGCGGGGTCTGCGCGACCCCCGGGTGCAACCACACCCACCTGGAGATTCACCACGTCGTGTGGTGGTCCCTCGGCGGTCGCACCGACGTCGACCAGCTGATCGGGTTGTGCGTTCGATGCCATCACCTGCTGCACCGCGGCAGGTTGCACATCGAGGGCAATGCCGTCGACGGATTCACCTTCACCAACCGAGCCGGGCGGCCCATCCGCCGCCGACGACGAACCGGCTACCGCCAAGCCGCCTGA
- a CDS encoding Pycsar system effector family protein, giving the protein MARTPAPDVELAILAEARNEVGAADHKASMVLAVLGIGFGALLGGLLARDWSPRDLDGVGAFLWWVAAALASSSVAAAALAVWPRFTVPDKTKDIFYWGHAAAFESQRSLDAVLDRHPPSLEDRTRHQLFELSKIVAKKYWYVRLAMSLAGLSAPLFLLAALLGQ; this is encoded by the coding sequence ATGGCCCGAACACCGGCACCCGACGTCGAGCTGGCCATCCTGGCCGAGGCTCGCAACGAGGTCGGCGCGGCGGACCACAAGGCGTCCATGGTCCTGGCCGTGCTGGGCATCGGGTTCGGCGCACTGCTCGGCGGCCTCCTGGCCCGCGACTGGAGCCCGCGCGACCTCGACGGCGTCGGCGCCTTCCTCTGGTGGGTGGCCGCTGCGCTCGCGTCCTCGTCCGTCGCTGCCGCGGCGCTCGCGGTCTGGCCACGGTTCACCGTCCCGGACAAGACCAAGGACATCTTCTACTGGGGACACGCTGCCGCATTCGAGAGCCAGCGCTCGCTCGACGCCGTCCTCGACCGCCATCCCCCCAGCCTCGAGGACCGGACCCGGCACCAGCTGTTCGAGCTGTCCAAGATCGTGGCGAAGAAATACTGGTACGTCCGGCTGGCCATGTCGCTGGCCGGCCTGTCCGCGCCCCTGTTCCTGCTGGCGGCCCTCCTCGGCCAGTGA
- a CDS encoding ATP-grasp domain-containing protein yields the protein MTLAFVTSSTYRPHDPDLPLLVAAAAERGTVGEIVVWDDPSVDWASYDAVVVRSCWDYIARREEFLAWAATVPHLHNSHEILTWNTDKVYLRQLQDAGVPIIETRWDVAPGDDIGDHDEWVVKPTISAGSKDTARWSTPEEVWTHSAELVAAGRTSMTQAYISSVDEEGETAMLYLGGEFSHAIRKGPLLLRGEGVRQDRDSREEITPRTPTAAQRAVSDHVLETTVSLLGLDAAPLYARVDLVTAADGAPILIELELTEPSLFLTQSDGGAGRLVDAVLARSS from the coding sequence GTGACCCTCGCCTTTGTGACCAGCTCCACCTACCGACCGCACGACCCCGACCTGCCGCTGCTCGTGGCGGCAGCCGCCGAGCGCGGCACGGTCGGCGAGATCGTCGTCTGGGACGACCCCTCGGTCGACTGGGCCTCGTATGACGCCGTGGTCGTCCGCTCGTGCTGGGACTACATCGCCCGACGCGAGGAGTTCCTCGCCTGGGCTGCGACGGTCCCCCACCTGCACAACTCGCACGAGATCCTGACCTGGAACACCGACAAGGTCTACCTGCGTCAGCTGCAGGACGCCGGCGTGCCGATCATCGAGACACGCTGGGACGTCGCCCCCGGTGACGACATCGGCGACCACGACGAGTGGGTCGTCAAGCCGACGATCTCGGCCGGCTCCAAGGACACCGCCCGGTGGAGCACACCCGAGGAGGTCTGGACGCACAGCGCAGAGCTCGTGGCAGCCGGGCGCACCTCGATGACCCAGGCCTACATCTCCTCGGTCGACGAGGAGGGCGAGACGGCGATGCTGTACCTCGGCGGAGAGTTCTCGCACGCAATCCGCAAGGGGCCGCTGCTGCTGCGCGGCGAGGGCGTCCGCCAGGACCGGGACAGCCGCGAGGAGATCACTCCTCGCACGCCGACCGCCGCCCAGCGCGCCGTCTCCGACCACGTGCTGGAGACCACGGTGTCACTGCTCGGACTGGACGCTGCCCCGCTCTATGCGCGAGTCGACCTCGTCACCGCCGCGGACGGCGCCCCGATCCTGATCGAGCTCGAGCTCACCGAGCCCAGCCTGTTCCTCACCCAGTCCGACGGCGGCGCCGGACGACTCGTGGATGCAGTACTTGCTCGATCGAGCTGA